The Aureimonas populi genome includes the window CGTCGCCATCGTCGCCAACGCCTCCTGGCCGCGCGAGCGGATCGTCATCGGCACGCTGGCCACGATCGAGGCGCAACTGGCGCGCGAGCCGATCGAGCGCACCGCGATCATCTTCGCCGGGCCGGGCCTGTCGGACGCCGGGCACCGCGAAAGCGCGCTCTACGACGCCGCCTACCAGCGCCGCTTCCGGGGGCGCGAGGGCGCATGAGCGCGCGCGCCCTGATCATCGGCGCGCCCCGCTCGGGCTCGGGCAAGACCAGCGTCGCCATCGGCCTGATGCGCGCCTTCCGCCGGCGGGGGCTGGTCGTGGCGGGCGCCAAGTCCGGCCCGGACTATATCGACCCCGGCTTCCACGCCGCCGCCACGGGGCGGCCGGGCGTCAATCTCGATAGCTGGTCGATGGCCCCGGCGCTTCTCGACCGTCTGGCGCGCGAGCAGGGGCAGGGGGCTGACATGGTGCTGGTGGAAAGCGCCATGGGCCTGTTCGACGGCCTGCGCGCCGCTCCCGGCCGCCGGGGAGCGGCGGCCGATCTGGCCCGGCGCTACCGGCTGCCGGTGCTGCTGGTGCTCGACATCTCGGGCCAGTCGCAGAGCGCCGCGGCCGTCGCGCACGGCTTTGCGACCTTCGACCCGGACGTGCGGATCGCGGGCGTGGTGCTGAACCAGGCGGCGAGCGAGCGGCACGAGGCGCAGGCCCGGAGCGCGATCGAGGAGAGCGGCCTGCCGGTTCTCGGCGCGATCCGCCGCAATGCCGACATGGCCCTGCCGGAGCGGCATCTGGGCCTCGTGCAGGCCAGCGAGCACGCCGGGCTGGAGAGCTTCATCGAGCGGCTGGCCGATGTCATGGAAGCCTGCCTCGACATGGCGGCCATCCAGGCCGCGACCGCCCCGCTCGAGCCGCCGGCCGGGCAGGCGGACCTGCCGCCCCCGCCCGGCCAGCGCATCGCGCTGGCGCAGGACGCCGCCTTCACCTTCGTCTATCCGCACCTCATGCGCCATTGGCGGCAGGCGGGCGCGCAGCTCGTGCCCTTCTCGCCGCTGGCGGACGAGGGGCCGGACGGGACTTGCGATGTCTGCTGGCTGCCCGGCGGCTATCCCGAGCTGCATGCGGGCCGGCTTGCCGCCGCCTCCCGCTTCAAGGCCGGCCTCGCGCGTTTCGCCGCGACGCGGCCCGTTCATGGCGAGTGCGGCGGCTACATGGTTCTGGGCCGGGGGCTGGAGGATGCGCAAGGGCTGGCCCATGAGATGGCGGGGCTTCTCGGCCATGCCACGAGC containing:
- a CDS encoding cobyrinate a,c-diamide synthase, producing MSARALIIGAPRSGSGKTSVAIGLMRAFRRRGLVVAGAKSGPDYIDPGFHAAATGRPGVNLDSWSMAPALLDRLAREQGQGADMVLVESAMGLFDGLRAAPGRRGAAADLARRYRLPVLLVLDISGQSQSAAAVAHGFATFDPDVRIAGVVLNQAASERHEAQARSAIEESGLPVLGAIRRNADMALPERHLGLVQASEHAGLESFIERLADVMEACLDMAAIQAATAPLEPPAGQADLPPPPGQRIALAQDAAFTFVYPHLMRHWRQAGAQLVPFSPLADEGPDGTCDVCWLPGGYPELHAGRLAAASRFKAGLARFAATRPVHGECGGYMVLGRGLEDAQGLAHEMAGLLGHATSFARRRLNLGYREARLLADGPLGRAGEAVRGHEFHYARVVEAGPDEPFAELFDGLGQPLGPAGGRRGRVSGTFFHAIARA